In one window of Gossypium arboreum isolate Shixiya-1 chromosome 4, ASM2569848v2, whole genome shotgun sequence DNA:
- the LOC128291572 gene encoding uncharacterized protein LOC128291572 — MGKSAGKRMGTTSSNPLPKRFRESKVVGDQAFDVFPEELPGLPPDREVKFAIEVYPEVVFLGHVVSADGIRVDPKKIEAIIQWKTPRNVPEMLTEAPVLTLPESGKDFIVYSDASLNGLRKATIELRAMFAQLSISDDGGLLAELRINPVMFERIKSAQLEDDKLMKKKEMVQSDILGNFSIDEHDCLRYRDRICIPIKLEIKELILREAHDGPFALHPGGTKMYRDLREF, encoded by the exons ATGGGTAAATCAGCTGGGAAACGTATGGGAACTACCAGTTCTAATCCATTACCGAAGAGATTCAGAGAATCAAAAGTGGTTGGAGATCAAGCTTTTG atgtattccctgaagagttaccgggattgccacctgaCAGAGAAGTAAAATTTGCAATTGAAGTATACCCAG AGGTGGTATTTCTTGGTCACGTGGTATCAGcagatggaattagagtggatccaaagaagattgaagcaatcATTCAGTGGAAGACTCCTAGAAATGTGCcagag ATGCTGACAGAGGCACCAGTTTTGACTTTACCAGAATCAGGAAAAGATTTTATTGTGTATAGCGATGCTTCTTTAAATGGGCTCAG gaaagcAACAATTGAATTGCGAGCGATGTTTGCACAGCTCAGTATTAGTGATGATGGAGGTTTATTGGCTGAATTAAGGATTAATCCAGTAATGTTTGAACGAATCAAGTCAGCTCAATTAGAAGATGATAAGctaatgaagaaaaaagaaatggtTCAGAGCGACATATTAGGGAACTTTAGTATTGATGAGCATGATTGTTTGAGATACCGAGATCGGATTTGTATTCCAATCAAATTAGAGATTAAAGAATTAATTCTTCGAGAAGCACATGATGGTCCATTTGCTTTACACCCTGGAGGCACAAAGATGTACCGTGAtttacgagaatt